The following coding sequences lie in one Zingiber officinale cultivar Zhangliang chromosome 2B, Zo_v1.1, whole genome shotgun sequence genomic window:
- the LOC122045425 gene encoding probable carboxylesterase 17 has product MSRLEIRFFPFRCWMGAVSQQLTQLSISGGGGGVNNKDDAAGHGAVVEEINGLIRLYKDGHVERLPAVADVPCTWTPQPGVVSQDVSLAPSAALWARLHLPAHPLQTRARLLPLLVYFHGGGFCVGSPSWRCYHEFLARLAAHAACAVLSVSYRLAPEHRLPAAFQDGLSALRWVRQQAAPSLREDPAGSWRARCDFGRVFLGGDSAGAAIAYRVAAAGGMDPAAPRSAFCLRGVILIQPFFGGVERTSSEKNQPAPKASSALTPSTSDCYWRMALPAGADRDHPWCNPLSKKAPPAEVQRLPPLLVCVSDLDILRDRNLDLCKALRYSGESVEEKTYADVGHAFQVLHNYPMSQNRTIDMLADIKAFISSR; this is encoded by the coding sequence ATGAGCAgattggaaattagattttttccATTCCGTTGTTGGATGGGAGCCGTTTCGCAGCAGCTGACCCAGCTAAGCattagtggtggtggtggtggtgttaATAATAAGGACGACGCTGCTGGCCACGGCGCCGTGGTGGAGGAGATCAACGGCCTCATCAGGCTCTACAAGGATGGCCACGTGGAACGCCTCCCCGCCGTGGCTGATGTCCCATGCACGTGGACCCCCCAGCCCGGCGTGGTCAGCCAAGACGTCTCCCTCGCCCCCTCCGCCGCCCTCTGGGCTCGCCTCCACCTCCCCGCGCACCCCCTGCAGACCCGCGCCCGCCTCCTCCCCCTTCTCGTCTACTTCCACGGCGGCGGATTCTGCGTCGGCTCGCCCTCCTGGCGCTGCTACCACGAGTTCCTCGCGCGCCTCGCCGCGCACGCCGCCTGCGCCGTCCTCTCCGTCAGCTACCGCCTCGCGCCCGAGCATCGCCTCCCCGCCGCCTTCCAGGACGGCCTCTCCGCCCTGCGCTGGGTGCGGCAGCAAGCGGCGCCCTCCCTACGGGAGGACCCTGCGGGCTCGTGGCGCGCCCGCTGCGACTTCGGCCGCGTGTTCCTCGGCGGCGACAGCGCGGGCGCCGCCATCGCCTACCGCGTGGCGGCGGCCGGGGGGATGGATCCGGCGGCGCCCCGGTCGGCCTTCTGCCTCAGGGGCGTCATCCTCATCCAGCCCTTCTTCGGCGGGGTGGAGCGGACGTCGTCGGAGAAGAACCAGCCAGCGCCGAAGGCGTCGTCGGCACTGACCCCGTCCACCTCGGACTGCTACTGGCGGATGGCGCTGCCTGCGGGGGCGGACCGTGACCACCCCTGGTGCAATCCCCTGTCGAAGAAGGCACCGCCGGCGGAGGTCCAGCGGCTTCCACCCCTGCTCGTCTGCGTCTCCGATTTGGACATATTGAGGGACAGAAACCTGGATCTGTGCAAAGCCCTGCGTTATTCCGGCGAGAGCGTGGAGGAGAAGACGTACGCCGACGTCGGCCACGCCTTCCAGGTCCTGCACAACTACCCAATGTCGCAAAACCGGACGATCGACATGTTAGCCGACATCAAAGCCTTCATTAGCTCTAGATAA